A stretch of the Photobacterium toruni genome encodes the following:
- a CDS encoding chitinase C-terminal domain-containing protein codes for MNHGKHGIAKKGIFTLSTLSLSCLLAFNAQAAIDCTNISEWESNKVYTGGDKVQQNNTAYKANYWTQNNSPATHSSQYSNWLELDICLGTTPPEPPPSDNIIPTATITSPTSISNITAGDNITISANAVDSDGTITNVEFSVDGKIIGTDTQAPYSLAWQAIAGEHTLAVIAYDDDNAVSNKATVTITVTDSGSVNQAPIINITTSTTTVELGDVVTIIADAKDSDGQIDKVDFFANGTLVGTTATAPYSFAYTTTQAGTTRLYARATDDLGKTTDSAVTAITVNGGDIAKDCRPDGLYQTEGINVPYCTIYDQDGREKMGADHPRRVIGYFTSWRAGDDPQSNYLVNDIPWEQLTHINYAFVSIGTDGNVNIGDINDPNNPAVGQQWPGVEVDPALGFKGHFGALATAKEKYDVKTLISIGGWAETGGHFDTEGNRVADGGFYTMTTNADGSINHAAIEKFAKSAVDMMKKYKFDGLDIDYEYPTSMAGAGNPDDKAFSESRRPYLMRSYHELMRVLRAKIDAASAADGVHYMLTIAAPSSAYLLRGMETMEITKYLDYVNIMSYDLHGAWNDHVGHNAALYDTGKDSELAAWDVYGTEAYGGIGYLNTDWAYHYFRGSMPAGRINIGVPYYTRGWQGVTGGNNGLWGKAALPNQSECAPGTGEGEKNNCGNGAVGIDNMWHDKNAAGQEMGAGSNPMWHAMNLANGIYGSYTAAYGLDPVNDPQDKLVGSYQRHFDNIAVSPWLWNADKKVFLSTEDKESINVKADYIIDKEIGGIMFWELAGDYNCYQFDANGDRAGIDVSEQSCQTGQGEYHMGNTMTKAIYDKFKSAAPYGNTIAVTAIPTEAVDISVAISGFKVGDQNYPINPKITFTNNTGVDIPGGTEFQFDIPVSAPDNAKDQSGGGLKVISSGHSRSDNIGGLDGVMHRVAFSLPAWKALPAGGAYELDMVYYLPITGPANYAITVNGKEYAFKFEQPNLPLGDLNSGGGDGGGNNGDCIADGINTYPNWPQADWQGNPSHAGSGDQLIYNNVIYKANWYTTSIPGSDGSWSKICNI; via the coding sequence ATGAATCACGGGAAACATGGAATAGCGAAAAAAGGAATTTTTACGCTTAGTACCCTTAGCCTCTCATGCTTATTAGCATTTAATGCGCAAGCTGCTATTGATTGTACTAATATTAGTGAGTGGGAAAGTAATAAAGTTTATACTGGTGGTGATAAAGTACAGCAAAATAATACCGCTTATAAAGCCAATTATTGGACACAAAATAATAGCCCGGCAACACATAGTAGCCAATACAGTAATTGGTTAGAGCTTGATATTTGTCTTGGTACAACCCCTCCTGAACCACCTCCTTCTGATAATATTATTCCAACGGCGACTATCACCTCCCCAACATCAATATCCAATATTACTGCTGGCGATAACATTACTATCAGTGCTAATGCCGTAGATAGTGATGGCACGATAACTAACGTTGAATTCAGTGTTGACGGTAAAATTATTGGCACTGATACTCAAGCACCATACAGCTTAGCTTGGCAAGCAATCGCTGGCGAGCATACATTAGCCGTTATTGCTTATGACGATGACAATGCAGTTAGTAATAAGGCAACTGTTACGATTACGGTTACAGATAGCGGTTCAGTAAACCAAGCTCCAATCATTAATATTACTACCTCTACAACAACAGTTGAGTTGGGTGATGTAGTTACTATCATAGCTGATGCCAAAGACAGTGATGGTCAGATTGATAAAGTCGATTTCTTTGCTAATGGTACATTAGTCGGTACTACAGCCACAGCCCCTTACAGTTTTGCATATACCACAACTCAAGCGGGTACTACCCGCCTTTACGCTCGCGCAACTGATGATCTAGGAAAAACAACCGACTCTGCTGTCACAGCAATTACAGTCAATGGTGGTGATATAGCAAAAGACTGCCGCCCTGATGGTCTCTACCAAACAGAAGGCATTAATGTTCCCTACTGCACAATTTACGATCAAGATGGTCGTGAAAAAATGGGCGCTGATCATCCTCGTCGTGTTATCGGATACTTTACTAGTTGGCGAGCAGGAGATGATCCTCAAAGTAACTATCTTGTAAACGATATTCCATGGGAACAATTAACTCATATCAACTACGCTTTTGTTAGTATTGGTACTGACGGTAATGTCAATATTGGGGATATTAACGATCCTAATAACCCAGCGGTAGGTCAACAATGGCCAGGTGTTGAGGTTGATCCTGCTTTAGGCTTTAAAGGTCATTTTGGTGCCTTAGCAACAGCCAAAGAAAAATACGATGTTAAAACATTAATTTCAATTGGTGGTTGGGCTGAAACCGGCGGCCACTTCGATACTGAAGGCAACCGTGTCGCGGATGGTGGCTTCTATACCATGACCACAAATGCCGATGGCAGTATTAATCATGCCGCAATTGAGAAATTCGCAAAATCTGCTGTCGACATGATGAAGAAATACAAGTTTGACGGATTGGATATTGACTATGAATACCCGACATCAATGGCAGGTGCAGGTAATCCAGATGATAAAGCCTTTTCTGAATCACGTCGTCCATACCTTATGCGTTCTTATCATGAGCTAATGCGTGTATTGCGTGCGAAAATCGATGCAGCAAGCGCCGCTGACGGCGTACATTATATGCTAACCATCGCAGCGCCATCATCTGCGTATCTATTACGTGGTATGGAAACGATGGAAATAACCAAATATCTCGATTATGTCAATATTATGTCTTATGACCTCCATGGTGCATGGAATGATCACGTTGGTCATAACGCTGCACTGTATGACACAGGTAAAGATTCTGAGCTCGCAGCATGGGATGTCTATGGTACAGAAGCCTATGGTGGCATTGGATATCTAAATACTGACTGGGCTTACCACTATTTCCGTGGTTCTATGCCTGCGGGTCGAATCAATATTGGTGTACCTTATTATACGCGTGGCTGGCAAGGAGTAACTGGGGGTAATAATGGTTTATGGGGTAAAGCTGCCCTACCTAACCAATCAGAATGTGCTCCGGGTACAGGTGAAGGTGAGAAAAATAACTGTGGTAATGGTGCTGTCGGTATCGATAACATGTGGCATGACAAAAACGCGGCAGGCCAAGAAATGGGCGCAGGCTCAAACCCAATGTGGCATGCAATGAATTTAGCAAATGGTATCTATGGTTCGTATACTGCAGCCTATGGTCTTGATCCAGTTAATGATCCACAAGACAAATTAGTGGGAAGCTACCAACGTCACTTTGATAATATCGCGGTTTCACCTTGGTTATGGAATGCTGATAAAAAGGTATTCTTATCAACGGAAGATAAAGAATCTATCAATGTTAAAGCTGACTACATCATAGATAAAGAAATTGGCGGTATCATGTTCTGGGAGTTAGCAGGTGATTACAACTGTTATCAGTTTGATGCTAACGGTGATCGTGCGGGTATTGATGTATCAGAACAATCCTGTCAAACAGGCCAAGGTGAATACCATATGGGTAACACCATGACCAAAGCCATTTACGATAAATTTAAATCAGCAGCACCTTACGGTAATACAATTGCTGTCACGGCAATTCCAACAGAAGCTGTGGATATCAGTGTAGCAATATCTGGCTTTAAGGTTGGTGACCAAAATTACCCAATTAATCCAAAAATCACATTCACTAACAATACTGGCGTCGATATTCCAGGAGGCACTGAATTCCAGTTTGATATACCAGTATCAGCGCCTGACAATGCGAAAGATCAATCAGGTGGTGGTTTGAAGGTCATTTCATCAGGACATAGCCGTAGTGATAATATTGGTGGTTTAGATGGTGTAATGCACCGTGTCGCTTTCTCACTCCCTGCATGGAAAGCCCTTCCTGCTGGTGGCGCATACGAACTGGACATGGTGTACTATTTACCAATTACAGGCCCAGCAAACTATGCCATTACTGTGAATGGTAAAGAGTATGCATTTAAATTTGAACAACCAAACTTACCACTAGGTGATTTAAATAGTGGTGGCGGTGATGGCGGCGGCAACAATGGTGATTGTATAGCTGATGGTATTAATACTTACCCCAATTGGCCACAAGCTGATTGGCAAGGCAATCCTAGTCATGCAGGATCTGGCGATCAACTCATTTATAACAATGTAATCTACAAAGCGAACTGGTATACCACTTCAATTCCAGGTAGTGATGGTAGTTGGAGTAAAATTTGTAATATTTAA
- a CDS encoding murein L,D-transpeptidase catalytic domain family protein, whose amino-acid sequence MKKVIYLFLLMVCLLPLNASAHVLNTERKNADIVADYVYQKADLKGKIDYSVFKKAFIAYNKTRGKKKSLLTIIDYSKPSTEKRFYVIDLKSNKLLYRTYVSHGENSGRLMADAFSNRVNSHKTSLGTFLTEGTYNGGNGYSLKLNGLTRGENDNALKRFIVIHGAKYVSESFIKRNGYLGRSWGCPAIPTYLTKKIIDTIKGGSVIFAYAK is encoded by the coding sequence ATGAAAAAAGTTATTTACCTATTTCTATTAATGGTATGTCTTTTACCGTTAAATGCGTCTGCACATGTTCTCAATACTGAACGTAAAAATGCAGATATTGTCGCAGATTATGTCTATCAAAAAGCTGATTTAAAAGGGAAAATTGATTACAGCGTATTTAAAAAAGCCTTTATTGCTTATAATAAAACTCGTGGAAAAAAGAAATCTCTATTAACGATTATTGATTACAGCAAACCATCTACAGAAAAAAGATTTTATGTTATTGATCTAAAATCAAATAAATTACTTTACCGTACTTATGTATCACATGGTGAAAATAGTGGTCGCCTAATGGCTGATGCTTTTTCTAACCGTGTTAATTCACATAAGACATCATTAGGTACGTTTTTAACCGAAGGTACATACAATGGTGGTAATGGCTATTCATTAAAATTAAATGGATTAACACGCGGTGAAAATGATAACGCTTTAAAACGCTTTATTGTTATTCATGGCGCGAAGTATGTTTCTGAATCATTTATAAAACGTAATGGTTATCTTGGTCGCAGTTGGGGCTGCCCTGCTATACCAACTTATTTAACTAAAAAAATTATTGATACCATTAAAGGCGGCAGCGTTATTTTTGCTTACGCTAAGTAA
- a CDS encoding cysteine hydrolase family protein — translation MKKALVIIDLINDIIDIKGKIPSCAEQVSTHHIIHNANIAIQWAKENNIPCIFVKVGFQSSYLELPHQSPMFGKAQQYRALELGQWGTEFHPDLMVNKDDMVITKPRVNPFYNTALDSVLRANAITDVYFCGVSTCWAIQSAVRDAHDRDYCVHIISDACTSATEQEHQRSLAMLSRIATLHQAKTLDT, via the coding sequence ATGAAAAAAGCGTTAGTTATTATAGATTTAATCAATGATATTATTGATATAAAAGGGAAAATACCAAGCTGTGCTGAACAAGTCAGTACCCACCATATAATCCATAATGCCAATATCGCGATTCAATGGGCAAAAGAAAATAATATACCGTGTATTTTTGTTAAAGTTGGCTTTCAATCTAGCTATCTTGAGTTGCCTCATCAATCACCAATGTTTGGAAAGGCACAACAATACCGAGCTTTAGAGTTAGGTCAATGGGGTACTGAATTTCATCCCGATCTAATGGTAAATAAAGACGATATGGTAATCACAAAACCACGCGTAAACCCTTTCTATAATACGGCACTCGATAGTGTATTACGCGCTAATGCGATCACTGATGTTTACTTTTGTGGGGTCAGTACTTGTTGGGCAATTCAATCTGCTGTTAGAGATGCTCATGATCGTGATTACTGCGTCCATATCATCAGTGATGCATGTACATCAGCAACAGAACAAGAACATCAACGTTCTTTGGCAATGTTATCTAGAATCGCAACCTTACATCAAGCAAAAACACTTGATACATAA